Below is a window of Syngnathus acus chromosome 8, fSynAcu1.2, whole genome shotgun sequence DNA.
CCCCTGCTGATGGGAGAGGTACACTTTGTTAAAGTAGCACTTAATCATCAATTCTCGTCTCCTGACACATGATCTCGTCTTTCTTCTTCTATAGTACTTCATTGACTGTAAGAAGATCGACTCACTTCCCGTTATCTCCTTTAACATCGGAGGGAAGATGTTTAACTTGACTGGAGAGGATTATGTCATGAAGGTATTGTTTGTGACCAGTTGCTGCTCAGCCAACTAGTCAATGACTTTTGCTTGGTGATCTTCGCAGGAGACACAGATGGGGACTTCCATCTGCCTCTCAGGCTTCATGGCCATGGACATTCCGCCCCCTGCTGGACCACTTTGGATCTTGGGAGATGTTTTCATCAGGAAGTACTACACTGTCTTTGATAGGAGTGCTGATCGCGTGGGCTTTGCACCAGCCAAGTAGTCCAACTCATGATTTTTAACGATATTAATCGCATTTAACTATTGTGCGCTCTGTTCTAATGTTTCGCTTTCTAACTGACCAAAGAACTGCAAATTAGGAATTAGAATGTAAAGCTTAGATTCTATCGTAAAGCACAGGTACCGACTAATGAAGTTGTGGTTCGCGGAGAGTATGTCCCAAAAAGGAAGACCACTAATAAACGATTTTGAAAATCCATTTGTCACATTTATTATATGTTGCACTGCTCAGATACAGAGCTgtacttaaaataaaataaagctgGGGATAGAGCACAGCATGCAAGATAGCAGCACATGACTAGTGTGAACCCCACGAGGATGAGGTAGAATCTACTTTGGGTTTTGAATCCAATGAACAAATTATGGCACAGTGACTTCCTCATTTTTTGTGCATAAACTATGTTTACACAGAAAGACTTACTTAACATGCAGAGAAAGACATTAAGATTGTCAGTAAATCCAACACCACCGGTGAAGCTagcacatttgttttgggtgGGGGTGTCACGGATATCTCTagggttccattttttttttttttttacgaccccacaaaattctgaaaaaaacacagataAAGATTCAATACGTGTTCCTAATGGGGGACGGttagaaatgttgaaaaatgttcccagaaaaaaaatctgaaaaccTTGACGTGACAAAATTCTATCTTTTTTCTAATTGAGCAACCTTGAGTCTTTTGGCAAAGTCGCTTATTAGCATTTTATTAGCTTTTGTGGTGACATACAGACAATAAACATGACATTCTATGGTTTTGACACAGCGTCACACATCCATAATCTCCATAACCATGGCTATCTATCATAAAATGCATGAGAGTTGTCTGTTATCCTAAAAACTGTCCAATCAGTTTAAAAGCGCTATAATCTGATGCAGAGAGTAATATGTTGTATATTACAATGGAGGTTTGACCTTTTCAAGACGATGCATGAAACATACACCAACTTCATTCGACACCATCGCTTTCAGGTTTTAGATGGGCGTTGGagattaaaagtaaatttggattaacacacaagtgaCCAAGTGAAAGCCACGGACGGGGCAATCTActcagatgtcatcatcaAGCGTTGCATTCGTTCTGAAAAATGATCAACGTGACCTGAAGAACTACTTACCGAATGAGCAGCGCATACGTTTTGATCTTTTAGGAAGGATGCGGACGCTGCGCCTCTTCCGTCACCAGAAGCGTTTCGGGTTCCGAAAGCGCACAGTAGAGCGTGTAGCCCAGTTCATCCACTTCCCGCTCGGTCAGTTCACAGAATAAGTTCACTTTTGGGCTGAGGGCGCAGGGCAGTCGCCCCGCCTCCAGGTAACCCACCAGCTCCTTTAGCAGCTGTAGGAAGTTGTCGGCCAGCGCCTCGTGGGTCCAGTTGGCTTGTCTTTCACTCAGCAGCAAGATCGCGTTGGTGAGCTGGCTGGCGTTAAGCCGGTTGAGGGCGGGATTGAGCTTGCACATAGCCTTAGCCACCTTGAGGCAGGCGCATCGGTAGCCTCCGTCTTCTTGATCCAAGGCCCTGAGACGTGCCGTCTCAGTCACTCGGAAACTCTGCCTCCAAAGATTTTCGTGGCGCTCGGCGGCGAGCCGATGCGGTTTGGCTATAAGAGAAGTGCCGTCCTCCATCATAAGTAAGGGCAAAAAGTCCACGTAAAGCTTTCGGTTCGTCTCGTACTGCACCTCCAAGGTCAGCGTTTCTGAGGGGACCACGGGACGAATGACATAGTCCAGGACGCTGCCGATAGCGGGCCAGTTGATAGTCCCAATCAGTTTGTCAAAGACTTCAAGGACTGATTTCGGTGACAGGTAACCTCCCACCATACAACGGTCCCAGTAGCTGCTGTTCCGTGGGAAATATTCTAAATTCTCCCTGCGGATCAGCCAGAAACCTGGAACGTTCATGATCGTATCCTCTCCGGGTATGGACGACCATAAATTCTTCTCCAGGATTAGAGGCACCATGAGCTGGGCGTGGTCTGCTGTCACCACCTTGGTGATGGACGAGTTGCATTTGAATCACAGTCCgactaatatttaaaaataaaaagacagatGGGCTACATCTTACCTGCAAGTCGTCGTAGAGGCTGCCGCTTAGGTACATCTCCCGAAGCGGCATGTCGGGAAGTTTGGCGTGGAGGAACACTCGGAGCTCCGCGCAAATGTCCAACGCTGCTCGCCGAGCCACAGCCTGCTCCTCGGCGGGAATGTCCACGTTGTTCTGGTAGAAATCCCAAAGACGCTCCTGCAGGGAGAGCCGCATCCGAGCACGGAGCAGGTCGGCCTGAGTCGGCCCGCTCCCTTTCGCTGCGGCTCGACCCACAGCCCTGCGCAGACAGTCTGGGAGGCCATAGAAAAAGCAGGTGGATTAAATGATCAAGAAAATGGAATGGGACTTGACTCCAAATCTCAAAAGTTGCTGTCGTCTACAAAGTAACCTATCTGAAACAGTGATCTCATCAGACAAAACCTAATCTAACTCCTCTATTGTGATGTGGCTAACGAGCAGAAACACCCACTGTGTACAAATGGCAAGAATCCTCCAAAATGGATGTCTGTTACCAAATATAGAAATGGAAGCAACAAAATGGTTGAATTTTACTGGGGCCATTTCAAACAAAGTCACCAAGTTTCGCatacacacctgattcaaaagAACTGGAGGCAGTAGGCAGGGACTGAAGTGACCTGCTAATGGTGGCCTTCATGTTGTGGTTCAGAACCCGTGGGGACGAACCCACCCAGGCTGGCTCTTCCcagctttgttttcctttctgcTCCATCTTGGTGGGACTGGTGGGAGCACTGATGGCACGGTCGTACATctgagacacaaacacaacgtGGTGATATTTTATCACACTTTGGACCAATCATGGggaaatgtaaatataatCCCATCTCGCGTACTCTTTTGACAGCAAGCGTTGCGATGCCGAGCATGGCTGCTCCGCCGACCCCCAAAACAAGCTTAGCGTTGGAAAGCATGAAGTCGATAGCAGTGCCGATGCCGTTGTCATCTTTCTTCCCTTTACTGCCTCCATTCATTGCGGCCATCCTGTAGCTTAAATAAGGAACACGCATGTGcttacaaattattttcatgttgCTAAATTTGAAAGCAGATTTCACAGACAAATTGAATAGAGCATTAAAACCCCCACCTGAGAGAGACACTTCCAGATGACCACGCCCCAACAGCCGAATCCCCCTACATAAGCCCGCCCAATCGGCTACTGAGGAAGAACTGGCCCCTCTTCAGAGCCTCTTCCTTGTCTTCGGGTGCCGTCAGGGTTTGGCAGCGGCGAAACTCACGAGCCACAGCACGGCGATAGTAGTTGCGGTCAGTATACTGAAGTTGACGCCCTGCACGGAGCAACGCCCGGTACAGCGCCAGCACAGCACTGCTAGACCAGCTGCCCATGAGGGACCACACTTGAAGAGGGGGACACCCTGGCacctgggggggaaaaaagcgtGATCAAGTTATAAAATGACTgtgatgtttcattttcattcagaaAATTCTCAAGAGGGAAAGCAAAAGAGGAGACTACGTGTGTGTTAGCTACAATTGAATTAACCAGGACCAAAATGTTACTTACAATATCAGAGTGCTACAACTCGACACTCAACTTTTATTCACGCTATCAGAAGCAATACTTTTCAACATACTATCGTACTACAAGGACGAATAACTAAGAACATTGATTATGTTCACAAAACCATGGAATATGAACGAGGTGGCTGACACGCGTTGTAAATCTGATATCGGAGCTACAGAGACTgaagctaacgttagcaaGCACGCACAACCTGCATCAACGTGACTGTTCCAATATTTGTCGTGAAAGGACACAATAACAGAGGCCACGTAAATGCAAAAGGTTAATTTGACAAGATAAAATGGCTGACAGGAAGGAAAGTCACTCATCTGACTTGCTTGTTAGCTTAACACACCCACTGACGTTAGCCAAGCGCTGACCTACACGTAAAAAACTAAACGCAAGGGACACGATGAACATTCAACTATAAAATATAACTCGCGTCATACAAATATGAAGCACTTACCTGTTCAAATTAGAGTGAGGATTTTGGGGAAAAAGCAACAGTCCTCCCTAATGCCGGGGGTCAAGATTGTCAAGACACTCAAGTCACAACCGGAAACAAATAGGCGACGAACATTCACTTCCGGGTGACTTATTTCGTCAGATGAAATAATTTACATAATCACAAACACactgaaaaaaagtatttaattGTCGTATAGTCAATTAGGTTAAGTTGCAGCCACTTACgaaaaaatgtcaagtatACTTTTACGAGCAGTTGCttggtctatttttttttttttactttgcgaaaaaacatttttgtccacaaaataaataaaaacacatttaaagctGACTTAATAAATTAGAGAGAAAATGtcctttgttttggtttttaaacatttaatatAAAAAGTGAGCTTTCTgggttcattttaaatgtactgtatttatttctgtatTACAGTACGTCCATATAGAAGGAAGGGCAAACAGTCATTTGAGAATTGTAGTTTATCACACTTATAAGTACAGTATAATAGGGAGTTTCTTGCATTCGACAAATAGGCGGTCTCAATATTTTTCGGAAAAAACTACtaaaaatgaaactaaaaCAAACAGCATAGAGCTACCATTTAAACTTGACTTATATATAAAAGATGTGAGGGATAAAAAGGTAGAATCTGAAGTCCTTACATGTATATCATTTGTACATTGCATTGCGCAGAAATACTTTGTCAAGTTTGCAAAATAGTTTCTACTATTAGAAGAGACGACTTTCACTGGCACGGTTCTTGGAAATTCATGCAAAAGATGACAATTCTCAACTGATGACAACATTTGAAGAACCTTTTCAATTATAAATGTgcagtttattttgtgtggaaGAAACAAAGGAGCAAAAGATTCTTGTTGCCATTGAACATTTGGAAATAAATATCACACAAAACAGCATGAAATGTCAACAATTTGCATCATCCAGGCATGTTATGATTTACAGTTCTTTAGTCAGGTCTGTCTAGCCAGAGTAGCCTTACTGACGATCACGGCATATATTTCTTTCCTTTGAGTCTCGGAATAATCTGTATATCTCTTACGTCATGGTGCTGAAGCAGCCAACACAAGTATCTCTCTGTGCCCATGCCCCACCCACTGGTAAGAAGTGGCTTCACCTCACGCATGTCAGTGTACCATTTATAGGGCTGCTGCGGAACCGCATGGTGTCTGAGGGCCTCTTGTACCAAGGCGGCCGTGGAATGACGCTCACCAAGACCCACAGTTTCTCCCAAGCCCAGCAGAAGGTCTGCAGCCTTGGCTTTGGCCCTGCCGCTGCCCTCCACGTAGGCCTGGTAGAAGGGAACGGCGAGATGATCCATCTCAGTCAACCAAACAACACCTCCGTATTTTTCGATCAACACCCGCTCTCCTTTACGCGTAAGCTTCCTGCCAAACTGCGGCTGGCCCTCTTGTACCCACTCCAAGCAATCGGCAGAAGGCATCATCGGAATGGCCTGGTCCAGAGAGACTCGTGGTAGTGGTGTTTTCCCATCCAATTTACTCAGCATGAATGTAACATGCGTGAGGGTCCCAGCAGTGTTGAGGATGATATCTGAGTGTCTCTTCAGCATGGACTTGGTGAGATGAGACAAATATCCCTCTGCTACGGAAATGGCACGGTCCATGTCGCCCAACAGTTCACATTCCACGTGGTAGAACTGGTTCAAGTGTGTGGCGTCAGGATCTTCTCCTCGAAAGCTGGGAGATATGTAGTAGGTTCCCTGCAGGTTATCCTGGAAACGGAGGAAATATTCAAGCACAAATTGCATTGAGTCTGCAAGGTAGATGTCTTGACCAAAGAGGTGAACAGAAACCGGTTCTGAATCAGACCCCAGACCCATTGGGGAGGAGATGGTGTCTGTAGTGAGCGGCGTCAGGGCATAGGAGTAGTGACAGCAATTGCTAAAATATTCCACTGTGCTGTGGAAAAGCGTGTTCTGAATCTGGAACAGGTTACGATACCACTGGCTGGAAATAGCCACGACGGAGTGGGACTGAGGCTCCTTCCACGATCGCAAAGGCCGGCACTCGGTGATCTTGGAGTGAAGCCTTTTGAGGGCATCTGGGTCGGCAGCTGGACCATCAAGTGAGGACACGTATCCGGGGTACTTTAGGAAGAATTCTGCTTGTGCTTTTGTAATCTGAAGGCCTTCTGGTGGAGGTAGTTGGGGGATTAATTTGGCATGAGCGTAATTAATCTCCAAGCCCTCAAAGATCAACGCAACAGATTGAGCTCCCATTCTCTCTTCCAGCAGTTGGGCAACTTTAAACGTTGCCAAGATCAGAGCTTTGTAGTCAGATTCCTCCAGTTTGAAGATGTCGCTGGGCAGTGGTTTGCGTGGCACCACGATGGTTATTCCGGGAGTGTTTGGGTAGGGTGTTAGAAAGGCAACATGTTGACTATCCTCCCAGACTCTCCAGTGTTGCTCCTCTCCCCTTACAATCCGACTGAACAGGTTCGTATCGAAGCGAGTCCCTGAAAATTCAAAGCTCGATGGTGCGTTTGTTGTTGGTAATCCACTCCTAATCTGGTTTCGAACCTTGTCCAGTGCTTCATCATCCCAACGTGGACCACTTATAGAGGTGCAGAACCCAGGGTTGGAGCTGTGAAATTCCTCTTTGCTGGAAAGATGGGGCTGCCACTTTGACCCTAAGCCGTGAAGCGGTAGCAGTCTGATCTGAGCTGCTTGATCGGGGTTGGGATAGAAAACCAAAGCGCAACGTTGCACTCCAAGTTTGCCGCAAAGAATACTTGAGACAGATTTGGCTTCTTGTAGCAGAGACACAAAATCAGGTTCAGCCAGATGGAAGATGCTCCGGGTCCCGCTAAGAGTTTTTCTGGTCAGAATAGTTGAACCGGGAGTCCAGGGATTGGGATTCAAGTATGCAAGCAGCTCATCTGTTTCCCAGATCACATGAGAGACGTTCTTTAGGGGTCGAAGCACTTCGACTCTTGATATTCCGCCGATCATCGAGGCCACGAACATGACACCGGCATTTGTTTCAACAACAGAATCCCCTTTGGAGTCGAGCGCAATGACTCCGGCACAAACATCTTTCAGGTTTTCTGTCATCACCTCTCGACACGCCTGTCTGAGACTATAACCTTTGTGGTGGTAGAGGCTTGCGATTTTCTGCGCAACGGTGTGTCTTAGAAACACATCTCCGTCTCCAGAGCAGCTAATGGCTAATGCGCTATCGGCGTAGATTCCCGCTCCGACGACGGCCGTATCGCCAACTCGCCCTTTCAACTTGGCCACTAAGCCGCCCGTTGATGAGGCGGCGGCCAACCTATGCTGGCAATCCAATGCCACAGCTCCAACAGTTTGAGGATGGTTGCTTTTTGAAAGATTGACACCAGCGAGCTTGGCGGCTAACTCTCCATAACGGAGATCAGTGTAGAAATAGTCAGACTTGACAGGTTTGGCCTCCTCTTTCAAAACGTGCAGAAATTCCTCAGCGCCTTCTCCCACGATAAGGGAATGCGAGCTTTTGTCCATGACGCATCGAGCCGCTTTGATGGGGTTCTTGACGCTTCGTAAACAGGCGACAGCTCCAGACTTCATTCCATTTCCATCTACTATGGCGGCCTCCATTTCATTTTGGCCTTCTCTGTTGAATACTGAGCCTTTTCCTGCATTGAAGAGAAAGCAGTCTTCCAGAGCTTCTACTGACCTTTGAACTGCATCCAGACTACGTCCACCCTGTTCGAGCACTCGCGATCCCAGGTTTAAAGCTGTTTGCAGAGCAAACTCGATGACGTTTATCACTTGTGGGTTCAGCATCATCTCCTCTCCAGCGCCACCGTGGATCAGCAGAGTAAAGTCGGAACTCGCACCAGCGGTCCAATCCATTGTTATTTGATTGTTGCCGGTAAAGTGATTCATCTCACCATTCATGttctttgtttggttttgtttgagGAGACACTCCAGAGCTCCCATTTGACAAGCAATTGCATATTTGAGCGCTAAAAGCATCACTAACTTCAAGTTTACCTTCAGGTTTTCCTGAAGTTTGTCCAGTACCGAGGCAAAGCTACCTTTCCCATTTAGCACAACTCGAACTCGGTCCTTTTTCCCAAGGTAGGTTACAGCGAGCTGATCTTGGGCATAAACGTTTCCGACTCCACACTCCGCTCCCTCCACCAGGTCGGTACCGGTGAGATACACGGATGGACATCCGAAGGGGTCCAGGAACTTTTTCAAAGGATTGTCGTCAGATAAAGCTCGACGAAGGACAGCTAAATTGGGGCCTACACCGTGTCCGcttttggtgttttttatGAGAGTCTTGTGTTCCAAATATGCAACATGGAACAAATTGAAGAGGGGGTTTGTAGGTTGGAGTGCGTTGTGTGAAGCCAAGACGCTTGCTAACTTACGAGACTTTGCGCTGACTGAGTAGGTGGGATCACAACGGCCATGTTTGTAGTGGCGCATATGAGTAGGAGTGACGAGCATGTGAGTGGCGGCAGATTCCCCGAGAGTCTGCATCAGGGAAAGCTGCAAGGAGAAGTTGATCCAAGCATCATAGAGGCCTCTTTGGCTTCTCAGAGTGGAAAACACATCGGGATAAGAGGACACGTCGAAAGTGACAACTGGATTTTGGGATTTGAAATCAGGGCGTGTCTCGGTACTGTGCAAAGTAAAGGTTAGAGATGTTGGGGATGAATGATTGAAGACTGCCGAAGACCCGTTGACTTTATCCGCATTGCTATGGACTAGACTTAAATCAACGGCTTCTGACAATTGGTACACACGTTCAGTTACAAGGCCAGCTACCATCCCATCCACAGCACAATGCTCAAAAACCATCCCGGCTGTGCAGTCCTTGAACACCACCAGATTCATcacctggcaaaaaaaaaaaaaaagagacaccaCGTCAGCGTAGTTCAACTACTCGGATTGTGTCGGCGGTTTTACCTTGTCATAGTATCTTAGACAAGGACCATCTGCTTTTCCTCCCAACCTCACCACGTTGAGGATCTCCGCCAATTCAGAAGGTGCGTCGCTGTCCTCCAGATTTAACGTCAGCACAGCGCTCTCCATTAGCTTCAGGGATGCTGCAGAAACTCCTCCTTTGTC
It encodes the following:
- the LOC119125375 gene encoding uncharacterized protein LOC119125375, whose protein sequence is MFNRMALLNYPVPEMEVTLQEVCRVLQLTLSPDGYADFKSTLEKQKPLLEEAQRKLVTVATGQENWVTDQFKKSLLACADPLSTATALPVVLLPSKAKGCNQLTRAAALLWAAAKLYSQPNMLDGDVPMERTQQSELFAATRIPGQSRDEIKVYPESIHAVITCVGGVFPVDILRRSDTNATLSARSFPDIYNQLAQVVDRSDTGNHNDPLAICRLSALERKSWAAIREDILDKGGVSAASLKLMESAVLTLNLEDSDAPSELAEILNVVRLGGKADGPCLRYYDKVMNLVVFKDCTAGMVFEHCAVDGMVAGLVTERVYQLSEAVDLSLVHSNADKVNGSSAVFNHSSPTSLTFTLHSTETRPDFKSQNPVVTFDVSSYPDVFSTLRSQRGLYDAWINFSLQLSLMQTLGESAATHMLVTPTHMRHYKHGRCDPTYSVSAKSRKLASVLASHNALQPTNPLFNLFHVAYLEHKTLIKNTKSGHGVGPNLAVLRRALSDDNPLKKFLDPFGCPSVYLTGTDLVEGAECGVGNVYAQDQLAVTYLGKKDRVRVVLNGKGSFASVLDKLQENLKVNLKLVMLLALKYAIACQMGALECLLKQNQTKNMNGEMNHFTGNNQITMDWTAGASSDFTLLIHGGAGEEMMLNPQVINVIEFALQTALNLGSRVLEQGGRSLDAVQRSVEALEDCFLFNAGKGSVFNREGQNEMEAAIVDGNGMKSGAVACLRSVKNPIKAARCVMDKSSHSLIVGEGAEEFLHVLKEEAKPVKSDYFYTDLRYGELAAKLAGVNLSKSNHPQTVGAVALDCQHRLAAASSTGGLVAKLKGRVGDTAVVGAGIYADSALAISCSGDGDVFLRHTVAQKIASLYHHKGYSLRQACREVMTENLKDVCAGVIALDSKGDSVVETNAGVMFVASMIGGISRVEVLRPLKNVSHVIWETDELLAYLNPNPWTPGSTILTRKTLSGTRSIFHLAEPDFVSLLQEAKSVSSILCGKLGVQRCALVFYPNPDQAAQIRLLPLHGLGSKWQPHLSSKEEFHSSNPGFCTSISGPRWDDEALDKVRNQIRSGLPTTNAPSSFEFSGTRFDTNLFSRIVRGEEQHWRVWEDSQHVAFLTPYPNTPGITIVVPRKPLPSDIFKLEESDYKALILATFKVAQLLEERMGAQSVALIFEGLEINYAHAKLIPQLPPPEGLQITKAQAEFFLKYPGYVSSLDGPAADPDALKRLHSKITECRPLRSWKEPQSHSVVAISSQWYRNLFQIQNTLFHSTVEYFSNCCHYSYALTPLTTDTISSPMGLGSDSEPVSVHLFGQDIYLADSMQFVLEYFLRFQDNLQGTYYISPSFRGEDPDATHLNQFYHVECELLGDMDRAISVAEGYLSHLTKSMLKRHSDIILNTAGTLTHVTFMLSKLDGKTPLPRVSLDQAIPMMPSADCLEWVQEGQPQFGRKLTRKGERVLIEKYGGVVWLTEMDHLAVPFYQAYVEGSGRAKAKAADLLLGLGETVGLGERHSTAALVQEALRHHAVPQQPYKWYTDMREVKPLLTSGWGMGTERYLCWLLQHHDVRDIQIIPRLKGKKYMP
- the mief1 gene encoding mitochondrial dynamics protein MID51, yielding MAAMNGGSKGKKDDNGIGTAIDFMLSNAKLVLGVGGAAMLGIATLAVKRMYDRAISAPTSPTKMEQKGKQSWEEPAWVGSSPRVLNHNMKATISRSLQSLPTASSSFESDCLRRAVGRAAAKGSGPTQADLLRARMRLSLQERLWDFYQNNVDIPAEEQAVARRAALDICAELRVFLHAKLPDMPLREMYLSGSLYDDLQVVTADHAQLMVPLILEKNLWSSIPGEDTIMNVPGFWLIRRENLEYFPRNSSYWDRCMVGGYLSPKSVLEVFDKLIGTINWPAIGSVLDYVIRPVVPSETLTLEVQYETNRKLYVDFLPLLMMEDGTSLIAKPHRLAAERHENLWRQSFRVTETARLRALDQEDGGYRCACLKVAKAMCKLNPALNRLNASQLTNAILLLSERQANWTHEALADNFLQLLKELVGYLEAGRLPCALSPKVNLFCELTEREVDELGYTLYCALSEPETLLVTEEAQRPHPS